Below is a window of Methanobacterium sp. DNA.
AAAGCATATTTTCAGCAATAAAGAGAAAATTTAACGGTACAAACTATAGTAGAAGCACACAACTATCAAACAAAGAAACCAAACTCAAAAACACAATATACAACATCTACAGATCAACACAAATCAACTAAAAAAAGGGTTTCTACAAAGCCAAAAATTGTATATTTATCAAATACTAAACTAGATACGTTGGAGTATTTTTATGAAAAAAATGGTTTTTCTTGCATTATGTAAAGTTTCAAGGTTTTCCTCAAGATTTTTGGAAAAAATACCTGTGTTGATTACAATACGTGATATTTGTTACTATATAACAAATCCCAATGAGTTAGTATTGATAAAAGTTATGAACAAAAAGATGTACGTAAATAGTAATGACATAGGAATAGCTTATCCTTTGCTTAAATCGGGTATTTATGAAGAATATGAAACTGAAACGTTTAAAAATCTACTACAATCAAACACTATTTTCATTGATATTGGGGCTAATATAGGTTACTATACCTTAATAGCAGCTAGTAAAATAAAAGACGGTCAAATATATTCTTTTGAACCAGTAAAAGCAAATTACAAATTGTTAACCAAGAATATTAAAATCAACAACATTAATAATGTTAAAGCTTTCCAAAAAGCAATCTCTAATAGAAATGGGAAAATTAAAATTTTTATTGACGGAACAAATTTAGGTAATCATTCACTGGCAAAAAATAATGTGATTGATAAAACTGAATCTACAGAAGTCGAAACAATTAGATTAGATTCATTTTTTAATAATTTAGAAGAAATCATCGAGGAGGATTTTCTTATTAAAATTGATACTCAAGGTGCTGAAGGTCTTATCGTTGAAGGAGCCCACAATTTATTATTAAATAAGAATATAAAGATTTTGATGGAATTTTGGCCTAAAGGTTTGAGGAATACGCACACGGATCCTCTAGAATTATTAAATAAATTGCAAGGTTATGGTTTTAATCTACAGTTGTTGGATGAAAAAACCAAATCTTTAAAAATTGTGAATAAAAATGAAGTAATTGACTTTTGTGACAACACTGAGGGTGTAGACCAAGTGAACCTGCTTCTTGAAAAAGGAAATTAGATATGAAATATAAAGTTTTTGCCCAGCAAAGTATTTTGGTTTTTTTGGCAAATATAATTATAGGATTTAGTGGAATTATCCTTTTACCAATTTTGACCCGAAATTTACCATTAGCAGACTATGGTTTGTGGGTTCAAATGAATGTAACGATTGGTTTAATACCCATATTTATTGTGATGGGTTTACCTTCTTATTCCATGGTACGATTTTTATCAGGAGAACATGATAAAAAAAGGATGCAAGAAGGTTTTTATTCAATTGCTTTTTTTATCTTCTTAAATAGCTTATTAGTTTCATTGATCTTGTTTATTTTTTCGAAACAAATATCTCAAATAATCTTCGCCAATAATACATTAATTGTTAAGATACTGGCCTTAATATTGATTTTTTCGTCATTAAATATACTTTTTCAATACTTCTTTATTACATCGCAACAAATTAAACGATATTCCTTTTTACTCTGTTTTAAAACATTTACACAAATTTTATTAATTTCAGGTTTTATTTTCTTTGGTAAAGGAGTTATAGGTGCAGCGATCGGTTTTTTATGTAATGAAATCTTGTTTTTCTTTACTTGTTTTTCAATTATTTATATAGAATTAGGATTCATCTGCCCTCATTTTCAGGAGTTAAA
It encodes the following:
- a CDS encoding FkbM family methyltransferase, whose product is MKKMVFLALCKVSRFSSRFLEKIPVLITIRDICYYITNPNELVLIKVMNKKMYVNSNDIGIAYPLLKSGIYEEYETETFKNLLQSNTIFIDIGANIGYYTLIAASKIKDGQIYSFEPVKANYKLLTKNIKINNINNVKAFQKAISNRNGKIKIFIDGTNLGNHSLAKNNVIDKTESTEVETIRLDSFFNNLEEIIEEDFLIKIDTQGAEGLIVEGAHNLLLNKNIKILMEFWPKGLRNTHTDPLELLNKLQGYGFNLQLLDEKTKSLKIVNKNEVIDFCDNTEGVDQVNLLLEKGN